The following DNA comes from Chitinivibrionia bacterium.
ATGGATAACGCCAAGGAGGCATTGCAGAAAGCAAGAAAAGAAGACCACGGATACTATAAAGATAAAAAATATGTGCGAACAGCTTGCGGCGTTGCATATTTAGGCGTTTTAGTCGCCCTTGACGCTTGGTTTGAAATGAAAGGCGTTCAAAATCCAAAGAAAAACAATAGAAAGTCAATAGATTTCTACAAAAAACACGTTTCGCAGTTTGATAAAAAAATGGCTGATTATTTTGATACGGTTTATGACGTCTTGCATTTATACGGCTATTATGACGGAACGAAAAATGTAAAAACCATTCAATCCGGTTTTGATGTTGCCTACGAAATTATCGAAAAAATCAAGCCCGAAAATCCTGTGGAAATAAAAGAAAGCAAGTCGAGCGCGGCAAAAAGAATGTTGAGTAATTTTTTTGTTTCTGTTGCGGTGATGTTTAGGTAAATCTCAAATGTTTTCTTACTCCCAACCAACCACGGCGGATAATACTATCCGCTTTTTTATACAAATTTCCCAAAAAATCAAAAACTTCCCAACTTCACTCCAAAACAAATAGTATTTTCTCCCCAATATTTTAGGGAAACCAAAACAAACGGGAAAAAACCAAATGGTTGCAACAGAAAATCTTCAAATTTTCTTCAATCTTGCAATAAAAAACATTGCAGGCGGTTTCTTGTTTTTAAGCGAAGCGCCAAATTAAATTATTAGCCATTTAGTCGTTTGGCAATATTCGATTGTCTAAGCAAATTATACAATTCGGAAAAATCTGACAATTCTATAACATCTTTGGGTATCCCAAGAAAATAAAAGTACTTGTTTAATAATTTAAGGATATACCGAGCGTGAACCATAGATATTTTACCTTTTTTATCGAAACATATCGGTTCGCAGTGAGATATTCTGTTTCGAAGCAATTTTACTTTATCAATTTCTTCTGCTATTGTTTTCTGATTGACCCCTTTTGCTTTGTTTGGAAATATTGCAAGTATTGTTCTGTCGCCTCTTATGAATTGATGCTTGAAAAACATTTTTGCCCAAAACCCAAAATTCATAACGGACAC
Coding sequences within:
- a CDS encoding DUF5618 family protein; translation: MTREEQNVFLSKEYAEAIRYMDNAKEALQKARKEDHGYYKDKKYVRTACGVAYLGVLVALDAWFEMKGVQNPKKNNRKSIDFYKKHVSQFDKKMADYFDTVYDVLHLYGYYDGTKNVKTIQSGFDVAYEIIEKIKPENPVEIKESKSSAAKRMLSNFFVSVAVMFR
- a CDS encoding Abi family protein, whose translation is MNYKNCEEYLSKPRIGKYKVACGGDEQKALRLYILNMEVSRKFHSVIGLFEVVLRNAIDKHYINHFNDKEWILNQIPENFFETRVVSSIVKEKEKLASVNSYSHDRLVSVMNFGFWAKMFFKHQFIRGDRTILAIFPNKAKGVNQKTIAEEIDKVKLLRNRISHCEPICFDKKGKISMVHARYILKLLNKYFYFLGIPKDVIELSDFSELYNLLRQSNIAKRLNG